The Plutella xylostella chromosome 30, ilPluXylo3.1, whole genome shotgun sequence genome contains a region encoding:
- the LOC105395289 gene encoding trypsin — MFLKIVFLNVFLHLAAASYYDLFSKLNYLDLFSNRTRPSKSFSNYNLFPSGSKSNKVQCGTRSVNFNPTRKAKIVGGSEIPYGAFPWQVEVQMLDPDKLSFEHHCGGAVIGEKLVVSAAHCFDRQPLQLEQLRVVTGEHRLKVQDQYETRFLVEKLILHPEFRKNGRHSNDIALVGIRGRGSLGIQFNSHVRPICLPEKTSEAGQWCTVSGWGYEDESTESFAPVLRAAAVPVLDLATCRKSQVLGGRQQAILDSMLCAGVLGGGVDACSGDSGGPLACAPPAGRWQLLGVVSWGAGCARRARPGVYTRVSSYVGWIRSAAGKNGYSIS; from the exons ATGTTTCTAAAAATCGTATTTCTAAACGTATTCCTCCATTTAGCCGCAGCGAGTTACTACGATTTGTTCAGTAAGCTGAATTATTTGGACTTGTTTTCGAATAGAACTCGACCGTCGAAGTCGTTTTCTAACTACAACCTCTTTCCTTCTGGTTCTAAGTCTAACAAAGTGCAGTGTGGTACCAGAAGTGTGAACTTCAACCCGACAAGGAAGGCCAAGATTGTCGGAGGTTCAGAGATACCGTATGGCGCCTTTCCGTGGCAG GTGGAAGTCCAGATGCTGGACCCGGACAAGCTGTCGTTCGAGCACCACTGCGGCGGCGCCGTCATCGGGGAGAAGCTGGTGGTGTCCGCCGCGCACTGCTTTGACAGG CAACCCCTGCAGCTGGAGCAGCTGCGCGTGGTGACGGGCGAGCACCGGCTGAAGGTGCAGGACCAGTACGAGACCAGGTTCCTGGTGGAGAAGCTCATCCTGCACCCGGAGTTCAGGAAGA ACGGCCGTCACAGCAACGACATAGCCCTGGTGGGGATCCGAGGCCGCGGCTCCCTCGGCATCCAGTTCAACTCTCACGTGAGGCCCATCTGTCTCCCGGAGAAGACCTCTGAGGCTGGCCAGTGGTGCACTGTCAGTGGGTGGGGGTATGAGGATG AGAGCACAGAATCCTTCGCTCCAGTTCTCAGAGCCGCGGCCGTGCCAGTGTTAGACCTTGCCACTTGCAGAAAGAGCCAAGTGCTGGGAGGCAGGCAGCAGGCGATACTCGACTCTATGCTTTGTGCAG GCGTGCTAGGCGGCGGCGTGGACGCCTGCTCCGGGGACTCCGGGGGCCCGCTCGCCTGCGCACCCCCTGCTGGCCGCTGGCAACTCCTCGGCGTGGTCTCATGGGGCGCCGGCTGCGCGCGCAG GGCCCGCCCGGGGGTGTACACCAGGGTGTCTTCCTATGTGGGCTGGATAAGGAGTGCTGCGGGGAAGAATGGTTATAGCATTTCTTAG
- the LOC105395281 gene encoding D-arabinitol dehydrogenase 1 yields MEAVVFDGKALSLKYVKDFPVPKVVNDNDVIVKVAYSGVCGTDLHIIQGEFPALKERPLPLGHEFSGTVHEAGKKCQLKRGQRVVVDPNRACGLCDFCRKGNYQYCLTDGINSTVGIFKDGGWAQYVRVPMEQVYALPDNISLEQAGLCEPYACVAHGFNRAAPIPVGSRVLVLGAGIIGNLWITTLHLQGHRDVTVSEMNQTRLDIVKKLKTDFRLVTPDVLEKETFQYDIIVDCTGVGVVVEKSMKYLSPGGKYVVFGCCPPTHQASINPFDLYNKELTIIGVKINPYTFPTAIGWLAALGTRYLEYKNLGIKTFKLSEYKKALDELKTGAISKAIFKID; encoded by the exons ATGGAAGCTGTAGTATTTGACGGCAAAGCCCTTTCTCTGAAGTACGTCAAGGACTTTCCTGTTCCGAAAGTCGTCAATGACAATGACGTCATCGTCAAGGTGGCCTACTCCGGAGTTTGTGGCACTGATCTGCACATTATACAG GGTGAATTCCCAGCCCTGAAAGAGCGCCCTCTGCCCCTGGGGCACGAGTTCAGCGGCACGGTACATGAGGCGGGGAAGAAATGTCAGCTGAAAAGAGGACAGAGGGTCGTGGTCGATCCTAACAG GGCATGCGGTCTCTGCGACTTCTGTCGTAAAGGCAACTACCAGTACTGTCTGACGGACGGCATCAACAGTACCGTGGGGATATTCAAAGATGGCGGCTGGGCTCAGTACGTCAGGGTGCCTATGGAACAGGTGTACGCTCTGCCTGATAATATCAGTTTGGAACAAG CGGGTCTCTGCGAGCCCTACGCGTGTGTGGCGCACGGGTTCAACCGCGCGGCGCCCATCCCCGTCGGCAGCCGGGTGCTGGTGCTGGGCGCCGGGATCATCG GCAACCTGTGGATCACGACGCTGCACCTGCAGGGCCACCGCGACGTCACCGTCTCCGAGATGAACCAGACCAGGCTCGACATCGTCAAGAAGCTCA AAACTGACTTCAGATTGGTGACTCCAGACGTTTTGGAGAAGGAAACCTTTCAGTATGATATCATAGTTGACTGCACAG GTGTCGGGGTGGTGGTTGAGAAGAGTATGAAGTATTTATCTCCAGGAGGCAAATATGTGGTGTTCGGGTGTTGTCCGCCGACGCACCAGGCGTC CATCAACCCATTCGACCTGTACAACAAGGAGCTCACCATCATCGGAGTGAAGATCAACCCGTACACTTTCCCCACCGCCATCGGCTGGCTGGCGGCGCTCGGGACCAG atACTTGGAGTACAAGAATTTGGGAATTAAGACTTTTAAGCTCTCCGAGTATAAGAAGGCTCTGGACGAACTCAAGACTGGAGCTATATCGAAGGCTATCTTTAAGATTgattaa